A single genomic interval of Arachis duranensis cultivar V14167 chromosome 7, aradu.V14167.gnm2.J7QH, whole genome shotgun sequence harbors:
- the LOC107458872 gene encoding uncharacterized protein LOC107458872, translating into MANEALAATYRSSSSTTILPPSCALNCIGALDGTHIRVKVPKEDVSRWEGSASDSRILENAIHNEDNLNVPQGKFYLADAGYILRSGFITPYRSTRYHLREYSQHPSENPKELFNLRHSSLCNAIERAFGVLKNRFPILSEMSRYNVDIVSKIIITCCILHNFLMDFDPDEEIIAQVDKDLMNNVPEDRASRENIVRWEDGRRGEILRDTIAAKMWNDYIRR; encoded by the exons ATGGCGAATGAGGCTTTGGCGGCAACATACCGCTCCTCCTCTTCCACTACAATACTGCCTCCCTCATGCGCATTG AATTGTATTGGTGCTTTGGATGGAACACATATCCGAGTTAAGGTTCCTAAAGAAGATGTGTCAAG GTGGGAGGGCTCCGCTTCAGATTCAAGAATTTTAGAAAATGCAATTCATAACGAAGATAATCTAAATGTTCCTCAAg GTAAATTTTACCTAGCCGATGCTGGTTATATATTGAGGTCGGGGTTCATCACTCCATATCGAAGTACTCGATATCATTTAAGAGAATATTCTCAACATCCTTCTGAAAATCCAAAAGAGTTGTTTAACTTAAGACATTCTTCATTATGCAATGCAATTGAAAGAGCTTTTGGTGTTTTGAAGAATAGATTTCCAATCCTATCAGAGATGTCTAGATATAATGTAGACATAGTCAGTAAAATTATCATAACTTGTTGTATTTTGCATAATTTCTTAATGGATTTTGATCCTGATGAAGAAATTATTGCACAAGTTGATAAAGATCTAATGAATAATGTACCTGAAGATAGAGCAAGTCGTGAAAACATTGTTAGATGGGAAGATGGACGAAGGGGAGAAATTTTGAGGGATACCATAGCTGCGAAAATGTGGAATGATTATATTCGTAGATAa
- the LOC107458886 gene encoding beta-hexosaminidase 2, producing MLIQSLLSSLLLLMLCLSSSTANVVATYHRSITKTVTTTNINVWPKPRNLTWGPPHQSTLLHPSFTITTTVNHHTNNHLSAAINRYINLIKTEHHRPLVPIATNLTKNLPPLSTLTITITNPSAPLHHGVDESYTLSIPWNASAATLSAPTTWGAMRGLETFSQLAWGTPTRVPVGVHVWDAPLFAHRGVMLDTARNYYPVRDIMRTIEALSMNKVNVFHWHITDSQSFPLVVPSEPGLADKGAYDSDMVYSPDDVRNIVEFGLDHGVRVLPEIDSPGHTGSWALAYPEIVTCANMFWFTPGSQILAAEPGTGHLNPLNPKTYQVMKNVIHDVTTLFPEPFYHAGADEVVPGCWKTDPTIQNYLSNGGTLNQILETFVNNTLPFIMSLNRTVIYWEDVLLSDSVHVSSTILPKENVILQTWNNGHKNTKRIVSSGYRAIVSSADFYYLDCGHGDFVGNNSAYDNQTGSDANNGGSWCGPFKTWQTIYNYDITYGLLEEEAKLVLGGEVALWSEQADGTVVDSRIWPRASAMAETLWSGNRDENGMKRYAEATDRLNEWRSRMVSRGIGAEPIQPLWCVRNPGMCNTLQPL from the exons ATGCTTATTCAATCATTGCTCTCATCACTTCTACTTCTAATGTTATGTCTATCTAGTAGTACTGCCAATGTAGTTGCAACGTATCACCGTAGCATAACAAAAACTGTTACAACCACTAACATCAACGTGTGGCCAAAACCAAGAAACCTCACATGGGGCCCACCTCATCAATCCACCCTCCTCCACCCTTCATTCACCATCACCACTACCGTCAACCACCACACCAACAACCACCTCTCCGCCGCAATCAACCGTTACATCAACCTCATCAAAACCGAACACCACCGTCCGCTTGTCCCCATAGCCACAAACCTCACCAAAAACCTCCCTCCGCTTTCCACCCTCACCATCACCATAACCAACCCCTCCGCCCCACTCCACCACGGCGTCGACGAGTCCTACACGCTCTCAATTCCTTGGAATGCCTCCGCGGCAACGCTCTCAGCTCCCACAACATGGGGAGCCATGAGAGGCCTGGAGACATTCTCACAGCTGGCATGGGGCACTCCCACACGTGTTCCTGTTGGGGTTCACGTATGGGATGCCCCACTATTCGCTCATCGCGGTGTCATGCTTGACACCGCAAGGAACTACTATCCAGTGAGAGATATCATGAGGACAATTGAGGCCCTGAGCATGAACAAAGTGAATGTGTTCCATTGGCATATAACTGACTCCCAATCTTTCCCTCTTGTTGTGCCATCTGAGCCTGGGTTGGCTGATAAGGGTGCTTATGATAGTGACATGGTGTATTCGCCTGATGATGTTAGAAACATTGTGGAGTTTGGGCTTGACCATGGAGTTCGTGTTCTTCCTGAGATTGATTCACCTG GGCATACAGGATCTTGGGCTTTAGCATACCCTGAAATTGTAACATGTGCTAACATGTTCTGGTTCACCCCGGGTTCCCAGATTCTGGCTGCAGAGCCAGGGACAGGGCATTTGAACCCTTTAAACCCAAAGACATACCAAGTTATGAAGAATGTAATCCATGACGTGACCACATTGTTCCCGGAACCTTTTTACCATGCCGGCGCCGATGAGGTAGTGCCAGGTTGTTGGAAAACCGATCCAACCATTCAGAACTACCTATCAAACGGTGGAACTCTTAACCAAATTCTTGAAACATTTGTCAACAACACTCTCCCTTTCATTATGTCTCTCAACCGGACCGTCATTTATTGGGAAGACGTTCTTCTGAGTGATTCAGTCCATGTTTCTTCAACTATTCTCCCTAAGGAGAATGTAATTTTGCAGACATGGAACAACGGACACAAAAACACCAAGAGGATAGTTTCGTCTGGATACAGAGCCATCGTGTCGTCAGCAGACTTCTATTACTTGGATTGTGGTCATGGTGACTTTGTTGGGAACAACAGTGCCTATGACAACCAAACTGGAAGCGATGCGAATAATGGTGGATCCTGGTGTGGACCATTTAAGACATGGCAAACAATATACAACTATGATATAACATATGGgttgcttgaagaagaagcaaagtTGGTTTTGGGTGGGGAAGTGGCATTGTGGTCAGAACAAGCTGATGGTACGGTTGTGGATTCCAGAATTTGGCCCAGAGCTTCTGCAATGGCTGAGACTTTGTGGTCCGGTAACCGCGACGAAAACGGTATGAAGAGGTATGCTGAGGCCACGGATAGGCTCAATGAATG